Proteins encoded in a region of the Tachyglossus aculeatus isolate mTacAcu1 chromosome 11, mTacAcu1.pri, whole genome shotgun sequence genome:
- the SPATA2L gene encoding spermatogenesis-associated protein 2-like protein: protein MGSRSLAEDYRLGLERERRRGGGGVCADPTLRAVLWQILVEDFDLHAVLHDDALALFTDGLWGRRDLAPALRSLARAFEVLELAAVNLYLFPWRKEFNTIKMFSGGYVHSLKAVLSEDLITKSFQKMGYIRRDDHHLVVASLPLDYQLIQVALGCFALRLECEILGEILTKLGTSLVSAEELIQERRASVDVDSCVDKLRRRLGRGGSTPPGSSASYPPGIDLYRDALAREGPAEAAAYGDLAGPETSPAELSYRPPLWEQSSKLWAADPPASSSREMRGNGTSWEPVSGDEPSPETPAYGDFEDPDAETATFSFISLRRELIRTGDLRAADYPGAEDRGPDPGRAKASGGYEPAERAGGLPASPYEVGTEPQRYQLHGCLPRGSLPAFCCDTCCQLHASGCDAIKSCRLGHLVQELQSDRQRRLWLQRTEVDSMLFEGFPGAGARP from the exons ATGGGCAGCCGCTCTCTGGCGGAGGACTACCGGCTGGGGCTGGAGCGGGAgcggcggcggggcggcggcggggtgTGCGCCGACCCCACCCTGCGGGCCGTGCTGTGGCAGATCCTGGTGGAGGACTTCGACCTGCACGCGGTGCTGCACGACGATGCCCTGGCCCTCTTCACCGACGGCCTCTGGGGCCGCCGCGACCTCGCCCCCGCCCTGCGGAGCCTGGCCCGGGCCTTCGAGGTCCTCGAGCTGGCCGCCGTCAACCTCTACCTCTTCCCGTGGAGAAAGGAGTTCAACACCATCAAG ATGTTCTCGGGGGGCTACGTGCACTCCCTGAAGGCGGTGCTGTCGGAGGACCTCATCACCAAGAGCTTCCAGAAAATGGGCTACATCCGGAGAGACGATCACCATTTGGTGGTGGCCTCTCTGCCCTTGGACTACCAGCTGATTCAAGTGGCTCTGGGCTGCTTCGCCCTGAGGCTGGAGTGCGAGATCTTGGGGGAGATTCTGACCAAGCTGGGCACCAGCTTGGTGTCCGCGGAAGAGCTGATCCAGGAGCGGCGAGCCAGCGTCGACGTGGACTCGTGCGTGGACAAGCTTCGGCGGCGGCTGGGACGGGGCGGGTCCACGCCCCCGGGGAGCTCGGCCTCTTACCCGCCTGGCATCGACCTGTACCGGGACGCGCTGGCGAGAGAGGGCCCTGCCGAGGCGGCCGCGTACGGCGACCTGGCCGGCCCGGAAACCTCTCCTGCGGAACTGTCTTACCGCCCCCCGCTCTGGGAGCAGAGTTCCAAACTGTGGGCCGCCGACCCCCCGGCCTCCAGCTCCCGGGAGATGCGGGGCAACGGGACAAGCTGGGAACCCGTGAGCGGGGACGAGCCGAGCCCGGAGACCCCGGCCTACGGGGACTTCGAGGATCCCGACGCCGAAACGGCCACCTTTTCCTTCATCTCCTTGCGGAGGGAGCTGATCCGGACCGGTGACCTCAGGGCCGCAGACTACCCGGGCGCCGAGGACCGCGGGCCGGACCCGGGGCGGGCCAAGGCCAGCGGGGGCTACGAGCCCGCCgagagagccggggggctccCCGCTTCTCCTTACGAGGTTGGGACCGAGCCCCAGCGGTACCAGCTCCACGGCTGCCTGCCCCGGGGTTCCCTGCCCGCCTTCTGCTGTGACACGTGCTGCCAGCTGCACGCCAGCGGCTGTGACGCCATCAAGAGCTGCCGCCTGGGCCACCTGGTGCAGGAGCTTCAGAGCGACAGGCAGCGGCGCCTCTGGCTACAGAGGACGGAGGTGGACTCCATGCTCTTCGAGGGGTttcccggggccggggcccggccctAG
- the LOC119934892 gene encoding uncharacterized protein LOC119934892, whose amino-acid sequence MSTSERLVLVLGGAGTVGSGIVKSLLDRGFHVAVISRDGARLEKLRSFVPASALPHLHTVVGDVGTEDGAEQAKAELLKGGRKVTDVVSSLGLSWWQGGPPHMQTLQELQKVLETLLLSTFTSWKAFFPLVKDNPEGSYTFITGGAGERLLMPGTGFLTLGAAGALAFCQVVREEYPKVPCKLNEVKINMGVSTSEGLAPGFISHLEVGKAVASLVEKRSVSHAVLNVNSPADLQTLISQGRL is encoded by the exons ATGTCTACATCAGAGCGGCTGGTATTGGTGTTGGGAGGAGCCGGGACCGTGGGCTCTGGCATTGTGAAGTCGCTCCTGGACAGAG GTTTCCACGTGGCCGTCATTTCCCGGGACGGCGCAAGGCTGGAGAAGCTGCGGAGCTTCGTCCCGGCTTCCGCCCTGCCTCATCTGCACACGGTGGTCGGGGACGTGG gcACTGAGGATGGAGCAGAGCAGGCCAAGGCAGAACtgttgaagggagggaggaaggtcacAGATGTGgtgtcctctctgggcctcagctggtgGCAAGGGGGTCCCCCCCACATGCAGACCCTGCAGGAGCTGCAGAAG GTTCTCGAGACCCTCCTGCTGAGCACCTTCACCTCCTGGAAGGCCTTCTTCCCTCTGGTCAAGGACAATCCCGAGGGCTCCTACACCTTCATCACTG GGGGCGCGGGCGAACGTCTGCTCATGCCAGGCACTGGCTTCCTGACTCTGGGTGCTGCGGGGGCACTGGCTTTCTGCCAGGTGGTGCGGGAAGAGTACCCCAAGGTGCCCTGCAAGCTGAACGAG GTGAAGATCAATATGGGGGTGTCCACTTCTGAGGGCCTGGCCCCCGGCTTCATCAGTCACCTGGAGGTGGGCAAGGCCGTGGCCTCTCTGGTGGAGAAGCGCAGCGTCTCCCACGCTGTCCTGAATGTCAACTCACCCGCTGACCTTCAGACCCTGATCTCTCAGGGGCGGCTCTAA